In the genome of Monodelphis domestica isolate mMonDom1 chromosome 2, mMonDom1.pri, whole genome shotgun sequence, one region contains:
- the TACSTD2 gene encoding tumor-associated calcium signal transducer 2, giving the protein MAQTLVLAWLLVAAAGWTAAQNCTCPTNKWTVCNQVGASCQCTVLGSSYVVDCSTLTSKCLLMQARMRPNKPRRLINPSEHAVVDNDGLYNPDCDSGGRFKARQCNQSDVCWCVNSVGVRRTDKGDQTLKCDELVRTSYILINLRHQERAQAFNHSDLSRALRRLFQERYQLSPKYITAVEYEQPTIQIELQQNATQKAHGEVDIADVAYYFERDIKGESVFHNRHLNLEVRGEPLRVEDTMIYYVDEKPPEFSMKRMTAGLIAVIVVVALAIVAGVVVLIISNKRKSGKYEKVEIKEMGEMNKRLNL; this is encoded by the coding sequence ATGGCCCAGACGCTCGTCCTGGCCTGGCTCCTGGTGGCGGCAGCGGGCTGGACAGCGGCCCAGAACTGCACCTGCCCCACCAACAAGTGGACCGTCTGCAACCAGGTGGGCGCCAGCTGCCAGTGCACGGTCCTGGGCTCCAGCTACGTGGTGGACTGCTCCACCTTGACCTCCAAGTGCCTGCTGATGCAGGCGCGCATGAGGCCGAACAAGCCCCGCAGGCTGATCAATCCCAGCGAGCACGCCGTGGTGGACAACGACGGCCTGTACAACCCGGACTGCGACAGCGGCGGCCGCTTCAAGGCCCGCCAGTGCAACCAGAGCGACGTGTGCTGGTGCGTCAACTCGGTGGGCGTGCGGCGCACGGACAAGGGCGACCAGACGCTCAAGTGCGATGAGCTCGTGCGCACCAGTTACATCCTCATCAACCTCCGGCACCAGGAGCGCGCCCAAGCCTTCAACCACTCGGACCTGAGCCGCGCGCTGCGGCGCCTCTTCCAGGAGCGCTACCAGCTGAGCCCCAAGTACATCACGGCCGTGGAGTACGAGCAGCCCACTATCCAGATCGAGCTGCAGCAGAACGCCACCCAGAAGGCGCACGGGGAGGTGGACATCGCCGATGTGGCCTACTACTTTGAGAGGGATATCAAGGGCGAGTCTGTGTTCCACAACCGCCACCTCAACCTGGAGGTCAGAGGGGAGCCCCTGCGAGTGGAGGACACCATGATCTACTACGTGGACGAGAAGCCCCCCGAGTTCTCCATGAAGAGGATGACGGCCGGCCTGATTGCCGTCATCGTGGTGGTGGCCCTGGCCATCGTGGCTGGCGTGGTGGTCCTCATCATTAGCAACAAGAGAAAGTCAGGAAAGTATGAGAAGGTGGAAATCAAAGAGATGGGCGAAATGAACAAGCGACTCAACTTGTAG